The following proteins are encoded in a genomic region of Dialister hominis:
- a CDS encoding ABC transporter substrate-binding protein gives MVAGALAGLESSGYANGERLHIEVINANGDDKKLERGAKKFSSNKKDLIIAVGTDSAKALAKVTKNIPVVGVGVYLFKSDEVFKSHENFTGISDTPQVLTQIRTAAQCFPVNKLGILYDPTDEDSVLQLKILRAVSEQKNISLFEVAFNPDQRSDIQIRKFLGNVNAVYIPEDPAVLKNFDAVVKILTPAGIPIIGEQMEMVKKGALISVSPSYYRMGFSGGRIAARLLSGNFLPENIPITRQIDPDMVINMKQADLLHIKLPSDVWQRARKLYLYDNQPARP, from the coding sequence ATGGTAGCCGGGGCTTTAGCAGGATTGGAATCCAGCGGTTACGCGAATGGAGAAAGACTTCATATCGAAGTGATCAATGCCAATGGGGATGACAAGAAGCTTGAACGGGGCGCCAAGAAATTTTCCTCGAATAAAAAAGATCTTATTATAGCTGTCGGTACGGATTCGGCCAAGGCTCTTGCCAAAGTGACCAAAAACATACCGGTCGTAGGTGTTGGAGTATATCTTTTCAAAAGTGACGAGGTTTTCAAATCCCACGAAAACTTTACAGGCATCTCGGATACTCCGCAGGTACTGACGCAGATAAGAACGGCTGCGCAGTGTTTCCCTGTGAATAAGCTTGGAATCCTGTACGATCCCACAGATGAGGATTCAGTGCTCCAGCTTAAGATTTTGAGAGCAGTTTCAGAACAGAAAAATATCAGTCTTTTCGAGGTTGCTTTTAATCCGGACCAGAGATCGGATATCCAGATCCGTAAATTTTTGGGCAATGTGAATGCTGTTTATATTCCGGAGGATCCCGCCGTACTCAAGAATTTTGATGCAGTGGTAAAGATTTTGACACCCGCGGGAATTCCTATTATCGGTGAACAGATGGAGATGGTGAAGAAAGGTGCTCTGATATCGGTTTCACCGTCCTATTACCGTATGGGATTTAGCGGGGGCAGAATTGCTGCCAGACTCTTAAGCGGGAATTTCCTGCCGGAGAACATTCCGATTACCCGTCAAATCGATCCTGATATGGTTATCAATATGAAACAGGCGGACCTGCTTCATATCAAGCTGCCCAGTGACGTATGGCAGCGGGCAAGAAAACTGTACTTGTATGATAACCAGCCAGCAAGACCTTGA